TGTTCCTCAACCGTGACGATGGCGCCTGATTCGCGGGCAAGATCAGTCACCGCTTCGACATCAAGAGGCTTGATGGTGGAGAGATTGAGTACTTTTACCGCAACCCCCTGCCCTTCGAGGTGTTTAGCTACCCGAATAGCTTTGTAGACTAAGGCGCCGGTAGCAATGATGCCGACATCTATCTGGTGGACTATTTTTTCTGGTTTTGCGGGTATCGATTTTTTGAGCAAGGACTGACTATTGATTTTGGCCAAAGCAATGGCGTTGGCGCGGGCTGTATCTGGCTGGAAAAAAACTTGGGCTTTGCCAATCTCAAAAGGAGTCTCTTCTGTGGTGATGACTGGGGTTTTTTCGCGCGCAAGGCGAAGGTACGTAGGCTGGCTTGTCCTTGCGCACGCTATGGTCGCCTTGCGCGCTTCGACTGCATCGCATGGAGAAATCACCACCATGTTGGGAATGACTCGGGTCAGGGCCATATCCTCGATAGCTTGGTGGGTTCCTCCGTCTGGCCCTACCGAGACTCCCGCGTGCGAGCCGGCAATTTTCACCGGCACGTTGTTGTAGCATATAGTAGTCCGAACCTGCTCCCAATTTCTCCCAGGAGAAAACATGGCGTATGAACTGATAAAAGGAATCTTGCCCATAGCGGCCATGCCGGAAGCGACCGAAGCCAAGTTTTGCTCTGCGACGCCAAGCTCCACAAAACGCTCTGGAAATTTTTTCTGAAAGGCCAGCATTTTAGTTGATTCGATCAGGTCAGCACAGAGTCCGACCACCTTCTCATTTTCCTCACCCGCTTTGACCAATCCTTCACCAAAACCACTCCGAATAGGCGTCTGCTCGATGGTGGTGTCGGCATTGGTGTCAAAAATTTTAGGATTTAGTTTTGGATCGATGTGGGTCATTTTTTATAAAAAATTTTAGCTATTTTTAGGTTACTCGTGCTCGCTCTGGATTTTTCCACCCAAAGTGCGGAGCTCGCGGAGGGCCATCTCCGCCTCGGCTTTGTTTGGCGGTTTACCGTGCCATTCTGGCTTACCCTCAAATTCGGCCACCCCTCGCCCAGGTATCGTCCGCGCAATAATGACCGAGGGTTTATCAAGAATAGTTTTAGCTTTTTCAATGGCATTGGCAATTTCTAGAATATTGTTGCCATCAATTTCTTGCACATGCCAGCCGAACGCACTCCACTTGTCAGCAAGGGGTGAAATAGGCATAACGTCTTCAGTGAAGCCGTCGATCTGAATATTATTTCGATCAACAATCGCAATCAAATGGCCGAGCTTTTCTTTAGCCCCGAGCATGACGGCTTCCCAGTTTTGCCCTTCATCAAGCTCTCCGTCACCCATTAGGCAATAAATAAAGCGAGCGATCTGAGAGCTCGATGATTGGACACCGTCAATACGATCCGCAATAGCCATTCCCACTGCCTGGGAAAGTCCCGAGCCGAGTGGCCCAGAGCTTGTTTCAAGATACGGCAAGAAAGCGCGATGAGGATGACCTTGCAAGCGTGAGCCAAATTTGCGGAGAGTTTGTAATTCTTCAATTGGAAAATACCCGCTGTGAGCCATCGTCGCATAAAGCACAGGACAAATGTGTCCATTGGAAAGCACAAGCCTGTCGCGTTCAGACCATGCTGGCTTGTGGGGATCATGTCGGAGAGAATGAAAATAAAGAGTCGTGAAAACATCCGCCATGCCCAGAGGCCCGGCGGTGTGGCCCGAGCCAGCCGTGACTAGCATCGAAATAATTGACTGGCGAATGTCATTGGCCTTTTTTTCAAGAGCTATAATTTCATGATCAGTGAGCATTGACATAAGTATAGCAAAAAATAACTCACTTTAGCCAAATTTTAGAAGTCGCTATTTTAAAAACTGTCCTCGAGTGCAGAGATTTCGCCTGCCACATCCAGGGTTTGGGTGAGGTCGTGTCCAACCACTAGCCGGGTAGCTCCAGCGTCTGCAAGATCCCCAGCATTTTCGTGAGAGACAGCCCCGTCAACAGACAAAGTGAGATCTGGAAAGGCTGTGTGCAAGGCTTGGAGTTTTCCTATGACCCTCTCGTCGAAAGGCTGGCTTTGGAAACCGACGTGGGTGATACCCATGACCTGCACCACATGCAAGGGCACTCCGGTCACCTCTCCCGCAGCTCTGATTTCTGAAATGAGGGCAAGATCATCGTCTATTTTTGTATCAAGATGCAAAGCCAAGCCTGCTTCAACATTTCTATCAAGCAGCACGCTAGCTAATGTCAAAAACTTTTCTTTTTTTTCTTCGATGCTTCCTTTAGTGAGATGAAAAATAATTCTTTCGGCGCCAGCCATGATCCATTTCTCTACTTCTGTTTCTGGATCACTAACCATCAAATCAATTTCAAAACTAAAATCTTGCCAAAAAGGGAGGCCCTCTTCCTCGTCCATCAATTTCTCAAGATCGCCCGCCTCTCCATCTTGACCGGCCGCTTTTTTGGTGTAGGGCCAGCTGGCTTTAGGGGTAAAATGGCCATCGCAAACATCAATCTGGACCATTGGCACTAGACCTCGATAGCGTTCCAGCTGGTCAGTCAAATCCCACAGGCTACTTGGCAAGATGGCTGGAAGGATGCGGGTTGAAACTATGCGTGACATATGGGTAAATTAGATTTTTAAATAATATCTGGGCCCAAAGGCTGGTCAATTTTTTTCAGGCGGCGAATGTGGCGCTCGTCGCCTGAAAATTCTGTATTCATCCAAAGCTCTAGAGCTTCGCGGGCTTCTTTTTCTTTGACAAAATGCGCTCCGAAAGAAAGAGTGTTGGCATCATTGTGCTGACGGGATAAATAAATAATATCCATAGGCCCGCCATAATACACCGTAGCTCTCACCCCAGGATAACGATTGGCTACCATGGCCTCTCCCTCCCCTGAATAGCCAAAAATAATAGCCCGAGCACAATCGGGATCTATTTCGAGGTCGTTGGCTACAGATTTTAAGGAGTGGTACTTGACGCAGGCCTTACTCAGCTCCTCGGCCGCCAATTTTATATAATCTGGATAGTCGTCATCAGCCAAAAACTGATAGGGGCCTAGGTCCACCACTTCATGGTCAAGCTCCCGGAGCCACACTCCGACTTTTTCTTTAAGTTCATAGCCCGCATGATCTGAGG
Above is a window of Candidatus Paceibacterota bacterium DNA encoding:
- a CDS encoding transketolase C-terminal domain-containing protein; its protein translation is MTHIDPKLNPKIFDTNADTTIEQTPIRSGFGEGLVKAGEENEKVVGLCADLIESTKMLAFQKKFPERFVELGVAEQNLASVASGMAAMGKIPFISSYAMFSPGRNWEQVRTTICYNNVPVKIAGSHAGVSVGPDGGTHQAIEDMALTRVIPNMVVISPCDAVEARKATIACARTSQPTYLRLAREKTPVITTEETPFEIGKAQVFFQPDTARANAIALAKINSQSLLKKSIPAKPEKIVHQIDVGIIATGALVYKAIRVAKHLEGQGVAVKVLNLSTIKPLDVEAVTDLARESGAIVTVEEHQIAGGMGSAVAECLASTCPVPMEFIGVRDQFGQSGTPEELLEHYEMGERHITKAVKKILKRK
- a CDS encoding transketolase; translated protein: MSMLTDHEIIALEKKANDIRQSIISMLVTAGSGHTAGPLGMADVFTTLYFHSLRHDPHKPAWSERDRLVLSNGHICPVLYATMAHSGYFPIEELQTLRKFGSRLQGHPHRAFLPYLETSSGPLGSGLSQAVGMAIADRIDGVQSSSSQIARFIYCLMGDGELDEGQNWEAVMLGAKEKLGHLIAIVDRNNIQIDGFTEDVMPISPLADKWSAFGWHVQEIDGNNILEIANAIEKAKTILDKPSVIIARTIPGRGVAEFEGKPEWHGKPPNKAEAEMALRELRTLGGKIQSEHE
- a CDS encoding RpiB/LacA/LacB family sugar-phosphate isomerase yields the protein MKIFLASDHAGYELKEKVGVWLRELDHEVVDLGPYQFLADDDYPDYIKLAAEELSKACVKYHSLKSVANDLEIDPDCARAIIFGYSGEGEAMVANRYPGVRATVYYGGPMDIIYLSRQHNDANTLSFGAHFVKEKEAREALELWMNTEFSGDERHIRRLKKIDQPLGPDII